The Oncorhynchus nerka isolate Pitt River linkage group LG12, Oner_Uvic_2.0, whole genome shotgun sequence genome contains the following window.
taaccaaccgttcctaggccgtcattgaaaataagaatgtgttcttaactgacttgcctagttaaataaaggtattaaaaaatataaaagtatttctgggtaagtctccaagaactatgcacacctggattgtacaatatttgtacagtattatttttttaaattcttcatcctctgtcaaattggttgttgattattactagacagccattttcttgtcttgccatagattttcaagacgatttaaggaAAAACTTTAACTAGGCGACGATCCTCTTGGTAAGCAGCTCCATTGtatatttgtccttgtgttttagtttatttttctgctgaaaggtgaatttgtctcccagtgtctgttggaaagctgactgaaccaggttttcctctaggattttgcccgtgcttagctctattccgtttccttttatcctaaaaaaaaacaacctcccttgccaatgacaagtgtactcataacatgatgcagccccaccatgcttgaaaatatgaagcgtggtagtcagtgatgtgttgtgttggattttccccaaacataacgctttgtattcaggacataaagttcatttcttttccacattttttgcaCTTCTACTTTAgtgtcttattgcaaacaggatgcatgttttggaatattttttattcttttcactttgtcatttaggttagtattgtggagtaactacaattatGTTGATCCAGCCTGTGTTCTCCTATCAAAGTCAtaaaactctgtaactgttttaaagtcaccattggcctcatccCTGAGACGTTTTTTCCTCTGGCAACTAAGTTATGAAAAACACCTTTATCTTTGTAGTGAATAGGTGTATTGATCCACCATCCAACGTGTAATTAatcaacttcaccatgctcaaagggatgttcaatgtatgctttttatttttatttttttacccatcaaccaataggtgcccttctttgaggcattggaaaacctccctggtctttgtggttgaatctgtgtttgaaattcactgctcaactgagggaccttacagagatgaggtagttattcaagagggagtccatgcaacttatgtgacttgttaggcATTTACTGCTGAATGTATTTAGGCTTGctataacaaaggagttgaatacttgttgattcaagacatttcagtttttcatttttatttaattgGTAGAAAAATTCTACATACAGTTCCACTTTGACactattgggtattgtgtgtaggcctgtaACACAACATATTGTGGGAAAGCCAAGGGGTGTAATTACTTCCTGAAGGCACCGTACATAGTCCTAACCAATAAATCTTTCCTTTTCTCCGTGTCCTCCCTCTGCCTTCCTCCTCGTCTTCTTcgttcccctcccttcctccatatCCCCCCTTCAGGTACGCTGGAATTTTGGGACACCCACTCGGACATGTCCTATGTCTTCATCAATGACTCGTCTCAGACCTCCGTTCCCCTGCTCCAGGTAGGGACGATgcctacccctgcacattgactctgtaccagtagtgttgttattgttattttattgttgggtAAGCtctcgtaagtaaacatttcactgtatattctacacttgttgtattcggcgcgtgtGATTTGACAACCCTAATGTCTGCTCCCCTGCTCCTGGTGGGGTTGAGTCCAACACAAGGGGGTTGCATCCCAAATCCACCCCTACGCCCTATGCACTTGTGGAGGTCTGTGAGGATCTGACAGGCGTAAGCAATCTGGTAGTAGCTTCACTTGCCCTCTGATAGGTTAGATGGAGGTTTCACCATATTGACGACACCTGTCAAATCCTCTCAGATCCCCACAAGTGTGTAGGGTCTAGGGTccggtgttgtgtgtgttgtgcaaCAGTGTAGgaaccaaacggaagcaaacaggGATGGACCTACCAGAATTTGTCCAATTAGAAACTCTTGTTTCGGTTGCAATacgttttgctacagtgtgctCCCAGGTCTTCAGAATCGATTTAAAGTTTAAGTTAGCTAGGGTCTGTTAATCAATTCCCTTATTCTCTGATTCAATacagaatcaatcaatcaactaatTCATCTAACTCATCCCGGGACGTTATCGTGAAAGACAATGTGTTCTCaatgacttacctggttaaataatggcaAATCCCTAACTGCAGGCCTGCATCGACGGGGACCTGCTTTTCACCAAGCGGCTCCTGGAGACGGGCTGTGACCCCAACACACGGGACAACCGGGGCCGTACTGGCCTGCACCTAGCGGCCGCCAGGGGGAACGTGGACATCTGTTGTTTCCTCCATAAGTTTGGGGCGGACCTCCTGGCTACAGACTACCAGGGAAACACGGCGCTACACCTCTGTGGACACGTGGATACTATCCAGTTCCTGGTGTCCAACGGTCTCAAGATAGACATCTGGTGAGagggggctgagggttgggagggCCTGGAAGGGAGTGAGGGGGAGTAGAGGCTGTTTTACAGTTGGCTTGGGGCCTGAgaggggctgagggttgggagggCCTGGAAGGGAGTGAGGGGGAGTAGAGACTGTTTTACAGTTGGCTTGGGGCCTGAgaggggctgagggttgggaggaCCTGGaagggagtgaggggagtagagACTGTTTTACAGTTGGCTTGGGGCCTGAgaggggctgagggttgggaggaCTTGGaagggagtgaggggagtagagACTGTTTTACAGTTGGCTTGGGGCCTGAgaggggctgagggttgggaggaCCTGGAAGGGAGTGAGGGGGAGTAGAGACTGTTTTACAGTTGGCTTGGGGCCTGAgaggggctgagggttgggaggaCCTGGaagggagtgaggggagtagagACTGTTTTACAGTTGGCTTGGGGCCTGAgaggggctgagggttgggaggaCCTGGaagggagtgaggggagtagagACTGTTTTACAGTTGGCTTGGGGCCTGAgaggggctgagggttgggaggaCCTGGAAGGGAGTGAGGGGGAGTAGAGACTGTTTTACAGTTGGCTTGGGGCCTGAgaggggctgagggttgggagggCCTGGAAGGGAGTGAGGGGGAGTAGAGACTGTTTTACAGTTGGTTTGGGGCCTGAGAGGGGCTGAGGTTTGGGAGGGCCTGGTAGGGAGTGAGGGGGAGTAGAGACTGTTTTACAGTTGGCTTGGGGCCTGAgaggggctgagggttgggagggCCTGGAAGGGAGTGAGGGGGAGTAGAGACTGTTTTACAGTTGGCTTGGGGCCTGAgaggggctgagggttgggaggaCTTGGAAGGGAGTGGGGGGGGGAGTAGAGACTGTTTTACAGTTGGCTTGGGGcctgagagagggggggagtagaGACTGAGGGTTGGGAGGACCTGGAAAGGAGTGAGGGGGAGTAGAGACTGTTTTACAGTTGGCTTGGGGCCtgagagggctgagggttgggaggaCCTGGaagagagtgaggggagtagAGACTGTTTTACAGTTGGCTTGGGGCCTGAgaggggctgagggttgggaggaCCTGGaagggagtgaggggagtagagACTGTTTTACAGTTGGCTTGGGGCCTGAGAGGGGCTGAGGTTTGGGAGGGCCTGGAAGGGAGTGAGGGGGAGTAGAGACTGTTTTACAGTTGGCTTGGGGCCTGAGAGGGGCCGAGGGTTGGGAGGACCTGGAAGGGAGTGAGGGGGAGTAGAGACTGTTTTACAGTTGGCTTGGGGCCTGAGAGGGACTGAGGGTTGGGAGGACCTGGAAGGGAGTGAGGGGGAGTAGAGACTGTTTTACAGTTGGCTTGGGGCCTGAgaggggctgagggttgggaggaCTTGGAAGGGAGTGGGGGGGAGTAGAGACTGTTTTACAGTTGGCTTGGGGCCTGAgaggggctgagggttgggaggaCCTGGAAGGGAGTGAGGGGGAGTAGAGACTGTTTTACAGTTGGCTTGGGGCCTGCGAGGGGCTTTGACTGAGGGGTAAAAGCAGGGTTAGAGTTACAGGGGTTCTAATCACATAGAGGAACCCTTAATAGGTTTTAGGTCACCCTGTTAGGTTTTTCAGATATACACATTGGTCCAACAGTCCACTCCCGATAGTGTCAATGTGTTTCTCAAACATTGGTTGGACCCTTGTTTGAACATTATCATGCTAcattgtgtgtttctctctcccagTAACCACAACGGGTCTACTCCTCTGGTGCTGGCCAAGAGGCGCGGAGTGAACAAGGACGCTATCCGCCTGCTGGAGGGCCTAGAGGAACAGGAGCTGAAAGGATTCAACAGGGGAGCCCACTCCAAACTGGAGACCATGCAAATGGCTGAGAgcgagaggtgaggagaggggtgggggtgttaATGAGAGAGGTACAGAACAGGGGGAGGACAGTGCAGGAAGTGGAGGGGAGCCTATGTTACAGGCATTACTATGCTGCTTAACAGTATAGTTCCCTCACTCACAAGTCCTTACCGGTACTTGATGTTTCGTACTCTGCCTCGCTAACACACTTAACTGCCTGCTTCACAATAATACGCCTCCGAAAGGCTAGCAATTCAGCAACGTGATTGGTGACATTTCGAGCTGTGGAGCTCACTAACGGCACGATCTTAACTCTGTTGCACCCACTCTAAGCTGGAAACCTATATATCTATCTACCTGTCTATCTCTcctatctaaactcagcaaaaaaataaacgtcctctcactgtcaactgcatttattttcagcaaacttatcatgtgtaaatatttgtatgaacataagattcaacaactgagacatatactgaacaagttccacagacatgtgactaacagaaatggaataatttgtccctgaacaaagggggggtcaaaatcaaaagtaacagtctgtatctggtgtggccaccagctgcattaagtactgcagtgcatctcctcctcatggactgcaccagatttgccagttcttgctgtgagatgttaccccactcttccaccaagacacctgcaagttcctggacatttcttgggggaatggccctagccctcaccctccgatccaacaagtcccagacgtgctcaatgggattgagatccgggctcttcgctggccatggcagaacactgacattcctgtcttgcaggaaatcacacacagaacgagcagtatggctggtggcattgtcatgcaggagggtcatgtcaggatgagcctgcaggaagggtaccacatgagggaggaagatgtctttcctgttacgcacagcgttgtcatgctggagggtcatgtcaggatgagcctgcaggaagggtaccacatgagggaggaagatgtcttccctgtaacgcacatcgttgattgcctgcaatggcaacaagctcagtccgatgatgctgtgacacaccgccccagaccatgacggaccctccacctccaaatcgatcccactccagagtacaggcctcggtgtaacgctcattcctttgacgataaacacgaatccgactatcacccctggtgagacaaaaccgcgactcgtcagtgaagagcaccccagtgacggtgggtttgtgctcataggcgacgttgttgccggtgatgtctggtgaggacctgccttacaacaggcctacaagccctgtccagcctctctcagcctattgtggacagtctgagcactgatggagggattgtgcgttcctggtgtaactcgggcagttgttgttgccatcctatacctgtcccgcaggtgtgatgttcggatgtaccgatcctgtgcaggtgctgttacacgtggtctgccactgcgaggacgatcagctgtccgtactgtctccctgtagctctgtcttaggcgtctcacagtacggacactgaaatgtattgccctggccacatcagtcctcatgcctccttgcagcatgcctaaggcacgttcacacagatgagcagggactctgggaatctttcttttggtgtttttcagagtcagtagaaaggcatctttagtgtcctaagttttcataactgtgaacttaattgcctaccgtctgtaaactgttagtgtctcaatgaccgttccacaggtgcatgttcattaattgtttatggttcattgaacaagcctgggaaacagtgtttaaaccctttacaatgaagacctgtgaagttatttggatttttacgaatgatctttgaaagacagggtcctgaaaag
Protein-coding sequences here:
- the LOC115137894 gene encoding ankyrin repeat domain-containing protein 46-like; this encodes MSYVFINDSSQTSVPLLQACIDGDLLFTKRLLETGCDPNTRDNRGRTGLHLAAARGNVDICCFLHKFGADLLATDYQGNTALHLCGHVDTIQFLVSNGLKIDICNHNGSTPLVLAKRRGVNKDAIRLLEGLEEQELKGFNRGAHSKLETMQMAESESAMESHSLLNPDLQNREGVLSSFRTTWQEFVEDLGFWRVLLLLVVIALLSLGIAYYVSGVLPFSASQLDLVH